In Humulus lupulus chromosome 7, drHumLupu1.1, whole genome shotgun sequence, the following are encoded in one genomic region:
- the LOC133792458 gene encoding uncharacterized protein LOC133792458: MNSTFYGWDYYSSESVEGRILVIWKSKLVHLDVIQESDQFLHCQVRFYNKLGFCLTFVYGSNSLETRRTLWNDLSHLHWPSKAWMILGNFNAVFTLNDRLGGRPITVKEMKDARQWFDLGLVEEIKIMGPFYTWSNNQEGGAHHSVILIKSLLAIRVGVKPFRFYNIWISHPQFRVTVLSNWLKTLRFNGRGLEQISWKLTNLKHVLKKFNWKEMGDVACNYERSKSLYQQAHSKCFADSSNSMLRNEDREAFLEFKRQEKMYASFLYQKSKIDWLRFGDDNSSFFHASLKKNHGILTVTKRKLANGIVSYVSDDGLIVDDYAKVTNHFLQHFQRFMGKASQATGIIDAQAIGYGSVLNSEAQLSLIKPFTVLEVKVAIFSIHSLKSLGPDGFGAGFFKALWKDIGKEISCVVLEFFESTCIPQSLNNTLLSLILKVDQPINASDFRPIACCNTIYKCISKMLCNRLKPVLPSLISQNQGAFIKYRFLAHNVLILQDLLKGYNRKNIPLVVL, translated from the exons ATGAATTCTACTTTTTATGGTTGGGATTATTACAGTAGTGAATCTGTGGAGGGTCGAATTTTAGTGATTTGGAAATCTAAGTTGGTGCATCTTGATGTGATACAGGAAAGTGACCAATTCTTACATTGTCAAGTGAGGTTCTACAATAAACTTGGTTTCTGTCTTACATTTGTCTATGGCTCTAATAGTTTGGAGACTAGGAGAACCTTATGGAATGATTTGTCCCACTTGCATTGGCCTAGTAAAGCATGGATGATTCTTGGGAATTTTAATGCTGTTTTTACTCTGAATGACAGATTGGGTGGCAGGCCTATCACAGTGAAAGAAATGAAGGATGCTAGACAGTGGTTTGATCTTGGTTTAGTTGAAGAAATAAAGATTATGGGTCCTTTTTACACTTGGTCTAATAATCAAGAAGGAGGGGCTC ACCATTCTGTTATTCTGATAAAAAGTCTGCTTGCTATAAGGGTTGGGGTGAAGCCTTTTCGATTTTATAACATATGGATCTCTCACCCTCAATTTAGAGTAACAGTTTTATCTAACTGGTTGAAAACATTAAGGTTTAATGGCAGAGGTTTAGAGCAAATTAGCTGGAAACTTACCAATCTGAAGCATGTCTTGAAGAAGTTTAACTGGAAGGAAATGGGGGATGTAGCTTGTAACTATGAGAGAAGCAAAAGTTTATATCAGCAAGCTCATTCTAAATGCTTTGCTGATTCATCTAACAGTATGTTACGTAATGAGGATCGTGAAGCTTTTCTTGAGTTTAAGAGGCAAGAGAAAATGTATGCTAGTTTTCTCTATCAAAAGAGTAAAATAGATTGGTTACGTTTTGGTGATGACAACTCGTCCTTTTTTCATGCTAGTTTAAAGAAAA atcatgggattctgacagTCACAAAAAGGAAATTAGCTAATGGGATTGTATCCTATGTTTCTGATGACGGGCTGATTGTTGATGATTATGCTAAAGTTACTAATCATTTTCTGCAACATTTTCAAAGATTTATGGGGAAAGCTAGCCAAGCTACGGGTATTATTGATGCTCAAGCAATAGGTTATGGCTCGGTTTTGAACAGTGAAGCCCAACTGAGTTTGATCAAGCCGTTCACTGTCCTAGAGGTTAAAGTAGCGATATTTAGCATCCATTCTCTCAAAAGCCTAGGTCCAGATGGGTTTGGGGCAGGATTTTTTAAAGCATTATGGAAGGATATTGGTAAGGAAATTTCTTGTGTTGTTCTTGAATTTTTTGAGTCAACTTGCATTCCTCAGTCTTTAAATAATACTCTCTTATCTCTAATCCTAAAAGTGGACCAGCCAATAAATGCTTCTGATTTTAGGCCTATTGCTTGTTGCAATACTATATACAAATGCATATCCAAAATGTTGTGCAATAGGCTAAAACCTGTTCTTCCTTCTTTGATTAGTCAGAATCAGGGGGCCTTCATTAAGTATCGCTTTCTTGCCCATAATGTGCTTATTCTTCAAGACTTACTTAAAGGTTATAATAGGAAAAATATTCCCCTCGTTGTCTTATGA